The Candidatus Methylomirabilota bacterium genomic sequence AACGCTGACCTGGCGGTACAGATCAAAGTGGTTAATCTTGGGGTCTACCACCGTCACCACCCCGCGTGCGCGGGCCAGGGGAACGACCACCTCAAGCAGCCGTGCATTGATCACCCCCTTGCCGTAGTCGGAGATGACCAGCGCATCCACATGATCCAGCCGATCCTGGACCAGTTCCTGGATCCTTCCCCCAAGTCCGTCGTCCAGATCCTCAGTAGACTCTCGATCAAACCTTACCACATGCTGACTCCCGGCAACAACCCGGGTCTTAATGGTCGTCTTCCGCGAGCGATCCACGACAATGCCGTCCAGCTTGACACCAATCTGCTCGATCTCGTGTAGCAACCGTTCTGCCATGGAGTCGCCACCCGCCACGCCGACCAGATCCGCCTGCCCGCGGAGGGCCCGAATGTTAGCCACCACATTGGCTGCGCCCCCCAGGCGGATATTTTCGTCCTCCACCTCCACGACAGGTACCGGGGCCTCAGGAGAGATCCGCGAGACAACTCCCCATATGTATTCATCCACCATAATATCCCCGAGAACCAGGATCTTTCTCTGGGGAAATTGAGCCAGGATCTCTTCAAAACTGGTGGACGACCCTTGTTGCGTCGTGTCTCGTATCATGGCTCCGGCTTTGCCGCAGGAATCCTCAACCGATTGACCTCCGAGCAAAGACGCCCCAGACCAAGTGGAAGAAGATATTAGAACGACACAGCGCAAGAATGAACTTCCGATGTCGCTCAAAATCCGCCCGTCGCTTCACCAGGTCGGGAAGGTCTGACTCATGGTAGGCGCAAATCAAATGATCAATCTGTTCGTCCGAAAGCATTCCTCCCAACCGGCGGAAGAAATTCCCCACCCGGAGTTCGACACCAATCTCATGACGCCACCGTCGCTCGTACTCTGCCAGGACCCGCTCAGTCAGATCCCCGAGGCGGAAGGCATGGTCTAGCGTCGCCGCTGCTAGATCGCCGCACAAGACCCCGTAAGAAATTCCTCCCCCGGTGGTGACCTTCACCTGTCCGGCGGTATCGCCCACGAGAAGGATTCTATCCAAAAAGGTCCGGGAGACATTGGAAATGGGAATTGCCTTACTTTTGATCTGGACTTCCCCGCTTCGGAGCCGAGAGGCAATCGAGGGATGACGAAGGAACCGCCGGAGATAGGGGATA encodes the following:
- the rfaE1 gene encoding D-glycero-beta-D-manno-heptose-7-phosphate kinase, with amino-acid sequence MIRDTTQQGSSTSFEEILAQFPQRKILVLGDIMVDEYIWGVVSRISPEAPVPVVEVEDENIRLGGAANVVANIRALRGQADLVGVAGGDSMAERLLHEIEQIGVKLDGIVVDRSRKTTIKTRVVAGSQHVVRFDRESTEDLDDGLGGRIQELVQDRLDHVDALVISDYGKGVINARLLEVVVPLARARGVVTVVDPKINHFDLYRQVSVLTPNHREAMAAWGRPIRGEADVAAAGRHLLDRLKVQAVLVTRGERGMSLYEGNGRVSQIPAVAKEVFDVTGAGDTVVGSMALALASRATMVEAAQVANHAAGVVVGKRGTATVSLAELKRSLGLEEG